In Primulina eburnea isolate SZY01 chromosome 3, ASM2296580v1, whole genome shotgun sequence, one DNA window encodes the following:
- the LOC140828003 gene encoding probable F-box protein At5g04010, whose product MKPKSISTRSLEMKSSPPWQILDLVAHFLDPKSLAAAVCVCKSWAIFMSSDHLWQPFFSEHYPSLSNLPAAAAESTSYHKLYSLGHAAEKRRLQPPPKPDLSLQHLIFSIDIRNHKESILTLVKPGGEVNLDNNGNIFRFDIDVESNKSMGFEALNGLKITWNVVLKGFRSVFTMMDCEGKASFIMGLEGWFSKELPSAGCCSGGASGLVVELRLGLRESGGKVVMEKMSVGVLSVVSWRYVGVNEVLRYLQHFLLPSNL is encoded by the coding sequence ATGAAGCCCAAATCGATATCGACTAGATCTTTGGAAATGAAATCTTCACCTCCATGGCAAATTCTTGATTTGGTAGCTCATTTTCTCGACCCCAAAAGCCTAGCAGCTGCCGTCTGTGTTTGCAAATCATGGGCCATTTTCATGTCCTCAGACCATCTATGGCAACCTTTTTTCTCCGAGCACTACCCCTCGCTCTCCAACCTCCCCGCCGCCGCCGCAGAGTCCACATCATACCACAAACTATACTCCCTAGGCCACGCCGCTGAGAAGCGCCGCCTCCAACCACCCCCCAAACCCGACCTCTCTCTCCAGCATCTCATATTCTCCATCGACATCCGAAACCACAAAGAATCCATTCTCACCTTGGTAAAGCCCGGCGGAGAGGTCAATCTGGACAACAACGGCAACATTTTCCGGTTTGACATCGACGTGGAATCGAATAAATCAATGGGATTCGAAGCGTTGAATGGTCTGAAAATTACGTGGAATGTGGTGTTGAAGGGGTTTAGAAGCGTGTTTACGATGATGGATTGTGAGGGAAAGGCTAGCTTCATAATGGGACTGGAAGGGTGGTTTTCCAAGGAGCTGCCGTCAGCAGGGTGCTGCTCAGGCGGCGCCAGTGGGTTGGTGGTGGAGTTGAGGTTGGGGCTCCGGGAGAGCGGCGGGAAGGTGGTGATGGAGAAGATGAGTGTGGGGGTTCTGAGTGTAGTGAGTTGGAGATATGTGGGCGTTAACGAGGTCCTTAGGTACTTGCAACATTTTCTTTTGCCATCTAATTTGTAA
- the LOC140825326 gene encoding uncharacterized protein, whose translation MPKYKDEAPAVRVYTVCDESKYLIVRNVPELGCGDELLKLFSTYGTVEECKPMDGEECQPFTDVYWIKFNQVNNARFAKRKLDEYVFLGNRLQVSYAHQYESLLETREKLEGRRKEVLARLNSRNFKGSSDFMSKPLSVSNSVPKDSLRTSSLALRELRDSESVANKRQTSTMLVPVNQEYFPSESMNQTVQLVREKLNKIQQSSVGHDQETSSSKKMRVDNRRRI comes from the exons ATGCCTAAATACAAAGACGAGGCACCAGCAGTTCGAGTGTATACAGTTTGTGATGAATCCAA GTATTTAATTGTGAGGAACGTTCCGGAGCTTGGCTGCGGCGATGAGTTATTAAAGTTATTCTCTACCTATGGCACAGTTGAAGA ATGTAAGCCAATGGACGGTGAAGAATGTCAGCCGTTTACTGATGTTTACTGGATTAAGTTTAATCAGGTCAACAACGCCAG GTTTGCTAAAAGGAAGTTGGATGAGTATGTTTTTCTTGGAAATCGATTGCAAGTATCATATGCGCATCAATATGAGAGCCTCCTTGAGACAAGAGAGAAGTTAGAAGGAAGGAGAAAGGAAGTGCTAGCACGGCTAAACT ctagAAACTTTAAAGGCTCTTCAGATTTTATGAGTAAGCCATTGTCAGTTTCTAATTCAGTGCCGAAGGATTCATTGCGAACATCATCCTTAGCTCTAAG GGAATTAAGGGACTCAGAAAGTGTTGCTAACAAGCGACAAACATCTACCATGTTGGTTCCTGTGAACCAG GAATATTTCCCCTCGGAATCTATGAATCAAACAGTTCAGTTGGTGAGGGAGAAACTGAATAAG ATACAACAATCAAGTGTTGGGCATGACCAAGAAACTAGTTCATCCAAAAAGATGCGTGTTGATAATAGAAGGAGAATCTAA
- the LOC140825327 gene encoding uncharacterized protein isoform X2, translating to MHWLFSTGSWQPTVPSWEKEFCKVVGSLDWETVLQMKKFTHLYDNVVKWNDSAGEEAFCNAKKRFWAQINGFPCDVEIPDPDLYIDDIKWDSETDPELPLDLDTKPAIPYTEENIDTVVFFGDSLVSNQEFSPSGWGDEEENVKVPDNLYSASNGHYWQHNWDNSFNNEAAVGWSGFCDNTWHFSNGIGQAGYMPWASGWSNSWGWNYDNNLANYEVGHEVLQDSLAYEEQNDYNFPNVNSGRNATCHKMSMATKNELCVNGFPKNGKGWHETAHWGEQSAMERRSNSRKLNSYNSCVPVTHHTGITLERSWNKGKHVS from the coding sequence ATGCATTGGTTATTTTCTACAGGCAGTTGGCAACCGACTGTGCCTTCATGGGAGAAAGAATTTTGCAAAGTCGTTGGTTCCCTGGATTGGGAAACTGTGCTGCAAATGAAGAAATTTACGCACCTCTATGATAATGTGGTCAAATGGAACGACTCCGCAGGGGAAGAGGCGTTTTGTAATGCTAAAAAACGATTCTGGGCTCAAATAAACGGCTTTCCTTGTGATGTTGAAATACCTGATCCTGACCTCTATATTGACGACATAAAATGGGATTCGGAAACTGATCCCGAGCTGCCATTAGACCTTGATACCAAACCTGCAATTCCTTATACAGAAGAAAACATTGATACTGTCGTATTTTTTGGTGATTCTCTTGTTTCAAATCAAGAATTCTCACCCTCTGGCTGGGGAGACGAGGAAGAGAATGTTAAAGTACCAGATAACTTATATTCCGCTAGTAATGGTCATTATTGGCAGCATAACTGGGACAATTCATTCAACAACGAAGCTGCGGTTGGATGGTCGGGTTTCTGTGATAACACGTGGCATTTCAGCAATGGAATTGGACAGGCAGGATACATGCCGTGGGCAAGTGGTTGGAGTAACTCGTGGGGATGGAATTATGATAATAATCTTGCCAATTATGAAGTCGGGCATGAAGTCTTACAAGACAGTCTTGCTTATGAAGAACAGAACGACTACAATTTTCCCAATGTAAATTCTGGTAGAAACGCAACGTGTCACAAGATGTCTATGGCCACAAAGAACGAACTATGTGTGAACGGTTTCCCTAAAAACGGCAAGGGTTGGCATGAAACTGCCCACTGGGGAGAGCAATCTGCAATGGAGAGAAGATCCAATTCAAGAAAGTTGAATTCGTATAATTCATGTGTGCCGGTTACCCATCATACTGGAATCACTTTGGAGCGAAGCTGGAACAAGGGAAAACATGTCTCCTGA
- the LOC140825327 gene encoding uncharacterized protein isoform X1 produces MENRRRQKWDNRREVPGRKSQGKRPPRGSWQPTVPSWEKEFCKVVGSLDWETVLQMKKFTHLYDNVVKWNDSAGEEAFCNAKKRFWAQINGFPCDVEIPDPDLYIDDIKWDSETDPELPLDLDTKPAIPYTEENIDTVVFFGDSLVSNQEFSPSGWGDEEENVKVPDNLYSASNGHYWQHNWDNSFNNEAAVGWSGFCDNTWHFSNGIGQAGYMPWASGWSNSWGWNYDNNLANYEVGHEVLQDSLAYEEQNDYNFPNVNSGRNATCHKMSMATKNELCVNGFPKNGKGWHETAHWGEQSAMERRSNSRKLNSYNSCVPVTHHTGITLERSWNKGKHVS; encoded by the exons ATGGAGAATCGGAGGAGGCAGAAGTGGGATAACCGTAGAGAGGTGCCGGGGAGAAAATCGCAGGGTAAAAGGCCACCTCGTG GCAGTTGGCAACCGACTGTGCCTTCATGGGAGAAAGAATTTTGCAAAGTCGTTGGTTCCCTGGATTGGGAAACTGTGCTGCAAATGAAGAAATTTACGCACCTCTATGATAATGTGGTCAAATGGAACGACTCCGCAGGGGAAGAGGCGTTTTGTAATGCTAAAAAACGATTCTGGGCTCAAATAAACGGCTTTCCTTGTGATGTTGAAATACCTGATCCTGACCTCTATATTGACGACATAAAATGGGATTCGGAAACTGATCCCGAGCTGCCATTAGACCTTGATACCAAACCTGCAATTCCTTATACAGAAGAAAACATTGATACTGTCGTATTTTTTGGTGATTCTCTTGTTTCAAATCAAGAATTCTCACCCTCTGGCTGGGGAGACGAGGAAGAGAATGTTAAAGTACCAGATAACTTATATTCCGCTAGTAATGGTCATTATTGGCAGCATAACTGGGACAATTCATTCAACAACGAAGCTGCGGTTGGATGGTCGGGTTTCTGTGATAACACGTGGCATTTCAGCAATGGAATTGGACAGGCAGGATACATGCCGTGGGCAAGTGGTTGGAGTAACTCGTGGGGATGGAATTATGATAATAATCTTGCCAATTATGAAGTCGGGCATGAAGTCTTACAAGACAGTCTTGCTTATGAAGAACAGAACGACTACAATTTTCCCAATGTAAATTCTGGTAGAAACGCAACGTGTCACAAGATGTCTATGGCCACAAAGAACGAACTATGTGTGAACGGTTTCCCTAAAAACGGCAAGGGTTGGCATGAAACTGCCCACTGGGGAGAGCAATCTGCAATGGAGAGAAGATCCAATTCAAGAAAGTTGAATTCGTATAATTCATGTGTGCCGGTTACCCATCATACTGGAATCACTTTGGAGCGAAGCTGGAACAAGGGAAAACATGTCTCCTGA